The following coding sequences are from one Microbulbifer sp. TB1203 window:
- the gltA gene encoding citrate synthase gives MSDKKAQLTVDGIDGTIEMPVLSGTVGPDVVDVSSLTGKGLFTYDPGFVSTAACESKITYIDGAKGVLLHRGYPIEQLAQSSDYLETCYLLMHGELPNAEQKKEYVSSIMNHTMVHESLVNFFKGFRYDAHPMAMMCGVVGALASFYHDSLDITDPEHRKISADRLIAKMPTLAAMCYKHSKGQPFMYPDNSLSYSENFLHMMFGNPCEASKIDPVVAKAMDIIFLLHADHEQNASTSTVRLAGSSGANPFACISSGIAALWGPAHGGANEAVLDMLQEIGDESRIDEFVKRAKDKDDPFRLMGFGHRVYKNFDPRSRVMQGICDEVLGAMGVENDPLLKIAKKLEKIALEDEYFVEKKLYPNVDFYSGIIMKAIGIPTDMFTVIFATGRTAGWIAHWDEMISNPYKIGRPRQLYTGYTQRDYMPLNQR, from the coding sequence ATGTCCGATAAAAAAGCGCAACTTACGGTCGACGGTATCGACGGCACCATCGAGATGCCCGTCCTCTCCGGCACCGTCGGCCCCGACGTTGTCGATGTCAGCAGCCTGACCGGCAAGGGCTTGTTTACCTACGACCCGGGCTTTGTGTCCACCGCAGCCTGCGAGTCCAAGATCACCTATATCGACGGCGCCAAGGGTGTACTGCTGCACCGCGGCTACCCCATCGAGCAGTTGGCGCAGAGCTCCGACTACCTGGAGACCTGCTACCTGCTGATGCACGGCGAGCTCCCCAACGCCGAACAGAAGAAGGAGTACGTCAGCAGCATCATGAACCACACCATGGTGCACGAGTCCCTGGTGAACTTCTTCAAGGGCTTCCGCTACGATGCCCATCCGATGGCGATGATGTGCGGCGTAGTCGGCGCTCTCGCCTCCTTCTACCACGACTCCCTCGACATCACCGACCCCGAGCACCGCAAGATTTCCGCCGACCGCCTGATTGCCAAGATGCCCACCCTGGCCGCCATGTGCTACAAGCACTCCAAGGGCCAGCCGTTCATGTATCCGGACAACAGCCTGAGCTATTCGGAAAACTTCCTGCATATGATGTTCGGCAACCCCTGCGAGGCCAGCAAGATTGACCCGGTGGTGGCCAAGGCGATGGATATCATCTTCCTGCTGCACGCCGATCACGAGCAGAATGCCTCCACCTCCACCGTACGCCTGGCCGGCTCCTCCGGCGCCAACCCCTTTGCCTGCATCTCCTCCGGCATCGCCGCTCTCTGGGGACCGGCGCACGGCGGCGCCAACGAAGCGGTACTGGACATGCTGCAGGAGATCGGCGACGAGAGCCGCATCGACGAGTTCGTCAAGCGCGCCAAGGACAAGGACGACCCCTTCCGCCTGATGGGCTTCGGCCACCGCGTGTACAAGAACTTCGACCCGCGCTCCCGTGTGATGCAGGGCATCTGCGACGAAGTCCTGGGGGCCATGGGTGTGGAAAACGATCCCCTGTTGAAGATCGCCAAGAAGCTGGAAAAGATCGCCCTGGAAGACGAATACTTTGTGGAGAAGAAACTCTACCCCAACGTGGACTTCTACTCCGGCATCATCATGAAGGCCATCGGCATTCCCACCGATATGTTCACCGTGATTTTCGCCACCGGCCGCACCGCCGGCTGGATTGCCCACTGGGACGAGATGATCTCCAACCCCTACAAGATCGGCCGCCCGCGCCAGCTGTACACCGGCTATACCCAGCGCGACTACATGCCGCTGAACCAGCGCTAA
- the lpdA gene encoding dihydrolipoyl dehydrogenase has product MSEKFDVIIIGSGPGGYVAAIRAAQLGLKTACVEKWKNKEGKGVNGGTCLNVGCIPSKALLDSSWKYHEAKDSLDVHGIDTGKVKIDVKKMIGRKDQIVKQFTGGIAGLFTANKVTSIYGTGKLLSNKKVEVTDFDGKTTVYEADNVILASGSVPVNIPPAPVDNKIIVDSTGALEFTETPKRLGVIGAGVIGLELGSVWSRLGSDVVVLEALDNFLAVMDQQIAKESQKILKKQGLDIRLSCRVTGSEVKGKEVVVTYQDKDGKEHQETFDKLIVCVGRRPYTEGLLSEDAGVKLDERGFIYVNDLCMTSAPGVWAIGDVVRGPMLAHKASEEGVVVAERIAGQKPMMNYDVIPNVIYTHPEIAAVGRTEEQVKADGEPYNVGVFPFVALGRAVAANEKDGMVKIIAHAETDRVLGAHIVGPSAADLVQQVAIAMEFGSSAEDLGMTVFGHPTLSEGVKEAALAVNGHAIHIANRKKRK; this is encoded by the coding sequence ATGTCGGAAAAATTTGACGTAATCATAATCGGCTCCGGTCCCGGAGGTTATGTCGCTGCCATTCGCGCCGCGCAGCTGGGCCTGAAGACCGCCTGTGTCGAGAAGTGGAAAAACAAGGAAGGGAAGGGCGTCAACGGCGGCACCTGCCTGAACGTGGGCTGTATTCCTTCCAAGGCGCTGCTGGACAGCTCCTGGAAATACCACGAGGCCAAGGACTCCCTCGACGTGCACGGCATCGACACCGGCAAGGTGAAAATCGATGTCAAGAAAATGATCGGGCGCAAGGACCAGATCGTCAAACAGTTTACCGGCGGTATTGCCGGGCTGTTTACGGCCAACAAGGTCACCTCCATCTATGGCACCGGCAAGCTGCTGTCCAATAAGAAAGTGGAAGTCACTGACTTTGACGGCAAGACCACTGTCTACGAAGCGGACAATGTGATCCTCGCGTCCGGCTCCGTGCCGGTGAACATTCCGCCGGCTCCGGTGGACAACAAGATTATCGTCGACTCCACCGGCGCACTGGAATTCACCGAGACCCCGAAACGCCTGGGCGTGATCGGTGCCGGCGTGATCGGCCTGGAACTGGGTTCCGTATGGAGCCGCCTGGGCAGCGACGTTGTGGTACTGGAAGCGCTGGATAATTTCCTCGCGGTCATGGACCAGCAGATTGCTAAGGAATCGCAAAAGATCCTGAAAAAGCAGGGCCTGGATATCCGCCTGTCCTGCCGCGTCACCGGTTCAGAGGTAAAAGGCAAGGAAGTTGTCGTCACCTATCAGGACAAAGACGGCAAGGAGCACCAGGAAACCTTCGACAAGCTGATCGTGTGCGTCGGCCGCCGCCCCTACACCGAGGGCCTGCTGTCTGAAGACGCCGGTGTAAAGCTGGACGAACGCGGTTTTATCTACGTCAACGACCTGTGCATGACTTCCGCGCCGGGCGTGTGGGCTATTGGCGACGTGGTGCGCGGCCCCATGCTCGCCCACAAAGCCTCTGAAGAGGGCGTGGTGGTCGCCGAGCGCATTGCCGGCCAGAAGCCGATGATGAACTACGACGTGATCCCGAATGTGATCTACACCCACCCGGAAATTGCCGCGGTGGGCCGCACCGAGGAGCAGGTGAAGGCGGATGGCGAGCCCTACAACGTGGGCGTGTTCCCGTTCGTTGCCCTGGGCCGTGCGGTGGCTGCCAACGAGAAGGACGGCATGGTGAAAATCATCGCCCATGCGGAAACCGACCGCGTGCTGGGTGCACATATCGTCGGCCCTTCCGCGGCGGACCTGGTGCAGCAGGTGGCGATCGCGATGGAGTTCGGTTCCAGCGCCGAAGATCTCGGCATGACCGTGTTCGGACACCCGACTCTCTCCGAGGGCGTCAAGGAAGCCGCGCTGGCAGTGAACGGCCACGCGATCCATATCGCCAACCGCAAAAAGCGCAAGTAA
- a CDS encoding succinate dehydrogenase iron-sulfur subunit, translating into MLKVSIYRYNPETDKAPYMQDYELDTQGKDLMVLDVLELLKAQDPTLSFRRSCREGVCGSDGMNISGRNGLACTTPLSEAARKGKLVLRPLPGLPVIRDLVVDMEQFYEQYKKIEPYLQNDTPAPAIERLQSPEEREKLDGLYECILCACCSTACPSFWWNPDKFIGPAGLLQAYRFLADSRDEATDERLSKLDDPFSVFRCHGIQNCVNVCPKGLNPTRAIGHIRHMLLARAV; encoded by the coding sequence ATGTTGAAAGTAAGCATTTACCGTTACAACCCGGAGACCGACAAAGCTCCCTATATGCAGGACTACGAGCTGGACACCCAGGGCAAGGACCTGATGGTGCTGGACGTGCTGGAGCTGCTGAAGGCACAGGACCCGACCCTGTCGTTCCGCCGCTCCTGCCGCGAGGGTGTGTGCGGTTCCGACGGTATGAACATCTCTGGCCGCAACGGCCTGGCCTGTACCACTCCGCTTTCGGAAGCGGCGCGCAAGGGCAAGCTGGTGCTGCGCCCACTGCCCGGTCTGCCGGTGATCCGCGACCTGGTGGTGGATATGGAGCAGTTCTACGAGCAGTACAAGAAGATCGAGCCTTACCTGCAGAACGACACCCCGGCGCCGGCCATCGAGCGGCTGCAGTCACCGGAAGAGCGCGAGAAGCTCGACGGCCTGTACGAGTGTATCCTCTGTGCCTGCTGTTCCACTGCCTGTCCGTCTTTCTGGTGGAACCCGGACAAATTTATCGGCCCGGCGGGCTTGCTGCAGGCCTACCGCTTCCTGGCGGACAGCCGCGACGAGGCCACCGACGAACGCCTATCCAAACTGGATGACCCCTTCAGCGTTTTCCGCTGCCACGGTATCCAGAACTGCGTCAATGTCTGCCCCAAGGGGTTGAATCCCACCCGGGCGATCGGCCATATCCGCCATATGTTGCTGGCCCGCGCCGTGTAG
- the odhB gene encoding 2-oxoglutarate dehydrogenase complex dihydrolipoyllysine-residue succinyltransferase: protein MTIEIKAPTFPESVQDGTVATWHKKPGEAVSRDELIVDIETDKVVLEVVAPADGALSEIIKDEGDTVLSNEVIALFTAGAAGAEGAGGEAGAGEKAEEKKAEEKPAAESAAGGDQLVNPAARKLAEEKGVDLSKVSGSGKGGRITKEDVQKAEKAPAAAPAAAAAEVAVAPGERVEKRVPMSRMRKRIAERLLDASQSTAMLTTFNEVNMKPVMDLRKNYKDLFEKKHNGTRLGFMGFFVKAAVEALKRYSAVNASIDGDDIVYHGYQDIGVAVSAPKGLVVPVLRNAENMGLADIENNIRDLGLRARDGKLSIEEMTGGTFTITNGGVFGSLLSTPILNPPQTAILGMHKIQERPMAVDGKVEILPMMYLALSYDHRLIDGKEAVGFLVAIKEMIEDPARILLEI, encoded by the coding sequence ATGACGATCGAGATTAAAGCGCCAACTTTCCCGGAATCCGTCCAGGACGGCACTGTTGCCACCTGGCATAAAAAGCCCGGCGAAGCCGTGTCCCGCGATGAACTGATCGTGGATATCGAAACCGACAAAGTGGTGCTGGAAGTGGTTGCCCCGGCAGACGGCGCTCTCAGCGAAATTATCAAGGACGAGGGCGATACCGTCCTGTCCAACGAGGTAATTGCGCTCTTTACCGCAGGGGCCGCGGGCGCAGAAGGCGCCGGCGGTGAAGCGGGTGCCGGAGAAAAGGCAGAAGAGAAAAAAGCGGAAGAGAAACCCGCTGCGGAGAGCGCGGCCGGCGGCGATCAACTGGTCAACCCGGCAGCGCGTAAACTGGCGGAAGAGAAGGGCGTCGACCTGAGCAAGGTCAGCGGCAGCGGCAAGGGCGGCCGCATCACCAAGGAAGACGTGCAGAAAGCGGAAAAAGCCCCCGCCGCCGCACCGGCTGCCGCCGCCGCGGAAGTGGCCGTGGCCCCGGGCGAGCGCGTGGAGAAGCGCGTGCCCATGAGCCGTATGCGCAAGCGCATCGCCGAGCGTCTGCTGGATGCCTCCCAGTCCACCGCCATGCTCACCACTTTCAACGAAGTGAACATGAAGCCGGTCATGGACCTGCGCAAGAACTACAAGGATCTGTTCGAGAAGAAGCACAACGGCACCCGTCTGGGCTTTATGGGCTTCTTCGTGAAGGCGGCGGTGGAAGCGCTGAAGCGCTACTCCGCGGTGAACGCCTCCATCGACGGCGACGACATCGTCTACCACGGCTACCAGGATATCGGCGTGGCGGTTTCCGCGCCCAAGGGCCTGGTGGTACCGGTGCTGCGCAACGCGGAAAACATGGGCCTGGCGGATATCGAGAACAACATCCGCGACCTGGGCCTGCGCGCCCGCGACGGCAAGCTGTCCATCGAAGAGATGACCGGCGGTACCTTCACCATCACCAACGGCGGTGTTTTCGGTTCGCTGCTGTCCACACCGATCCTGAACCCGCCGCAGACCGCGATTCTGGGTATGCACAAAATCCAGGAGCGCCCCATGGCGGTGGACGGCAAGGTGGAAATCCTGCCGATGATGTACCTGGCGTTGTCCTACGATCACCGCCTGATCGACGGCAAGGAAGCGGTGGGTTTCCTGGTGGCGATCAAAGAAATGATCGAGGACCCGGCCCGTATCCTGCTGGAGATTTAA
- the sdhA gene encoding succinate dehydrogenase flavoprotein subunit, which translates to MSNMRTIAFDGIVIGGGGAGMRAALQMAQSGFKTAVITKVFPTRSHTVSAQGGITCAIASADPQDDWRWHMYDTVKGSDYIGDQDAIEYMCSVGPEAVFELEHMGLPFSRTEEGRIYQRPFGGQSKDFGRGGQAARTCAAADRTGHALLHTLYQNNVKHDTVFLNEWFAVDLVKNQDGAVVGVIALCIEDGEVVFIKSKATVFATGGAGRIFASTTNAHINTGDGVGMALRAGMPVQDIEMWQFHPTGIAGAGVLVTEGCRGEGGYLINKDGERFMERYAPNAKDLASRDVVARSMVLEILDGRGAGPNGDHVFLKLDHLGEEVLNSRLPGICELSKTFAHVDPVKDPVPVVPTCHYMMGGIPTNVHGQALTQDASGNDQVVEGFYACGEVACVSVHGANRLGGNSLLDLVVFGRASGLFIEQSLREGIEHREASDSDIEAAMARLNRLENSNDGESAASLRTELQNVMQNHFGVFRRGDYMAEGVKKLEELRGRIDNVRLEDKSRAFNTARIEALELQNLLEVAEATAIAAEVRTESRGAHAREDYQDRDDENWLCHSMFFPAEKRVGKRAVNFAPSTVEAFEPKARTY; encoded by the coding sequence ATGTCGAATATGCGAACCATTGCCTTTGACGGGATCGTAATTGGCGGCGGCGGCGCGGGTATGCGCGCGGCCCTGCAGATGGCCCAGTCCGGCTTCAAGACTGCGGTGATCACCAAGGTTTTCCCCACCCGTTCCCACACGGTCTCCGCCCAGGGCGGCATCACCTGTGCCATCGCCAGCGCCGATCCGCAGGATGACTGGCGCTGGCATATGTATGACACCGTGAAGGGTTCCGACTATATCGGCGACCAGGATGCCATCGAGTACATGTGCTCCGTGGGCCCGGAGGCGGTATTCGAACTGGAGCATATGGGCCTGCCTTTCTCCCGCACCGAGGAAGGCCGTATCTACCAGCGCCCCTTCGGCGGCCAGTCCAAGGACTTCGGTCGCGGCGGCCAGGCCGCGCGCACCTGCGCGGCGGCGGACCGCACCGGCCACGCGCTGCTGCACACCCTGTACCAGAACAATGTCAAGCACGACACCGTGTTCCTCAACGAGTGGTTCGCGGTGGACCTGGTGAAGAACCAGGACGGTGCCGTGGTGGGCGTGATTGCGCTGTGCATCGAAGACGGCGAAGTGGTGTTCATCAAATCCAAGGCCACCGTATTCGCCACCGGCGGTGCCGGCCGCATCTTCGCCTCCACCACCAACGCGCACATCAACACCGGCGACGGCGTGGGCATGGCCCTGCGCGCGGGGATGCCGGTGCAGGATATCGAGATGTGGCAGTTCCACCCGACGGGTATTGCCGGTGCCGGCGTGCTGGTGACCGAGGGCTGCCGCGGTGAGGGTGGTTACCTCATTAATAAGGATGGCGAGCGCTTTATGGAGCGCTACGCTCCCAACGCCAAGGACCTGGCCTCCCGCGATGTGGTGGCCCGCTCCATGGTGCTGGAGATTCTCGACGGCCGCGGCGCCGGACCCAATGGCGACCACGTATTCCTGAAGCTCGACCACCTGGGCGAGGAAGTGCTGAACAGCCGCCTGCCGGGTATCTGCGAGCTGTCCAAGACGTTCGCCCACGTGGACCCGGTGAAGGACCCCGTCCCGGTGGTGCCCACCTGCCACTATATGATGGGCGGCATCCCCACCAATGTGCACGGCCAGGCCCTGACCCAGGATGCCTCCGGCAACGATCAGGTGGTGGAAGGTTTCTATGCCTGCGGCGAGGTGGCCTGCGTATCGGTACACGGCGCCAACCGCCTGGGGGGCAACTCCCTGCTGGACCTGGTGGTGTTCGGCCGCGCCTCCGGCCTGTTTATCGAGCAGTCCCTGCGCGAGGGCATCGAGCACCGCGAGGCGTCCGATTCCGATATCGAAGCAGCGATGGCGCGCCTGAACCGCCTGGAGAACAGCAACGACGGCGAATCGGCCGCGAGCCTCCGCACCGAGCTGCAAAACGTGATGCAGAACCACTTCGGCGTATTCCGCCGCGGTGACTATATGGCCGAGGGGGTGAAGAAGCTGGAAGAGCTGCGCGGGCGCATCGACAATGTGCGCCTGGAGGACAAGAGCCGCGCTTTCAACACCGCCCGTATCGAGGCGCTGGAACTGCAGAACCTTCTGGAAGTGGCCGAGGCCACCGCCATCGCCGCGGAAGTGCGCACCGAGAGCCGCGGTGCCCACGCCCGCGAGGACTACCAGGATCGCGACGACGAGAACTGGCTGTGCCACTCCATGTTCTTCCCGGCGGAGAAACGTGTCGGCAAGCGCGCGGTCAACTTTGCACCCAGCACTGTGGAAGCCTTCGAGCCCAAGGCTCGGACCTATTAA
- a CDS encoding 2-oxoglutarate dehydrogenase E1 component: MHESTMEQLWRSSHISGGNAAYVEELYETYLHDPNGVPEGWRSYFDSLPRVNGVGDVSHAAVRQHFELLAKHRTRPLVAPGAGAINIEHERKQVKVLQLISSYRHRGHKKATLDPLGLMAREQVPDLQLNYHGLTEGDYDTTFQTGDLFFGKEEATLREIVQGLERTYCGNLGAEIMHLSNLDEQQWFQQRLERSQAKPNFGTDVQIEILQRLSAAEGLERHLDSKYPGTKRFGAEGGESLIPLMDALIRRSGTYGVKEIVMGMAHRGRLNTLVNILGKNPSDLFEEFEGKKTLDTSGDVKYHQGFSSNVMTPGGEVHLALAFNPSHLEICAPVVEGSVRARQDRRGDSTGEKVMPVNIHGDAAFAGQGVVQETLQMSQTRGFYTGGTVHIVLNNQVGFTTSKREDARSTEYCTDVAKMIDAPVLHVNGDDPEMVVLAALLAVDYRYEFKKDIVIDLVCYRRRGHNETDDPSGTQPLMYQAIRKHKTTRTLYAEKLVNEGVLDKAAADKLANDYRDKLDRGEDVATGLVKEPDSSMFVDWTPYLNHDWQTPGETGMELTKLKDVASRMTTIPDGVVMQRQVAKIYEDRRKMAGGALPLNWGMAETLAYGTLLEEGYMIRLTGEDVRRGTFSHRHAVVHSQKDGSCYVPLENMYEGQPAFDIYDSLLSEEAVLAFEYGYATTTPKSLVIWEAQFGDFANGAQVVIDQFITSGEHKWGRMCGLVMLLPHGYEGQGPEHSSARLERFMQMCAEHNIQVCNATTPAQIFHLLRRQAIRPMRRPLVIMSPKWILRHKLATSSLDELANGRFHNVIQDDGVDPAKVKRLILCSGKVYYHLLEARMEREQEDVALVRIEQLYPFPDGEFTEAVSAYKKLTSVAWCQEEPMNQGAWYHSQHHLYRLLAETHPKLKLEYVGREPSAAPAAGYMSTHLEEQNKFINEALTVK; this comes from the coding sequence ATGCACGAAAGTACCATGGAGCAGCTGTGGCGCAGCTCCCATATCTCCGGAGGCAACGCAGCCTATGTGGAGGAACTGTACGAGACTTATCTGCACGATCCCAACGGCGTGCCGGAGGGGTGGCGCAGTTACTTCGACAGCCTCCCGCGGGTGAACGGTGTCGGCGACGTCTCCCATGCCGCAGTGCGGCAACATTTTGAGTTACTCGCCAAACACCGCACCCGCCCGCTGGTCGCCCCCGGGGCCGGCGCCATCAATATCGAACACGAACGCAAGCAGGTCAAAGTCCTGCAACTGATCAGCTCCTACCGTCACCGCGGTCACAAGAAGGCCACACTGGACCCCCTGGGCCTGATGGCGCGGGAGCAGGTCCCCGACCTGCAGCTCAACTACCACGGCCTCACCGAGGGCGACTACGACACCACTTTCCAGACCGGTGATCTCTTCTTTGGCAAGGAGGAGGCGACCCTGCGGGAAATCGTCCAGGGGCTGGAGCGCACCTACTGCGGCAATCTGGGCGCTGAGATCATGCACCTGTCCAACCTGGACGAGCAGCAGTGGTTCCAGCAGCGCCTGGAACGCAGCCAGGCCAAGCCCAACTTCGGCACCGACGTCCAGATCGAAATCCTGCAGCGGCTGTCCGCCGCCGAGGGTCTGGAGCGCCACCTGGACTCCAAGTATCCCGGCACCAAGCGCTTTGGCGCGGAGGGTGGCGAGAGCCTGATCCCGCTGATGGACGCGCTGATCCGCCGCTCCGGCACCTACGGTGTGAAGGAGATCGTAATGGGTATGGCCCACCGCGGCCGCCTGAATACCCTGGTCAACATCCTGGGTAAAAACCCGTCCGACCTGTTCGAGGAGTTCGAGGGCAAGAAGACCCTGGATACCTCCGGCGATGTGAAATATCACCAGGGTTTCTCGTCCAACGTGATGACCCCCGGTGGCGAGGTGCATCTGGCACTGGCTTTCAACCCCTCGCACCTGGAAATCTGTGCGCCGGTGGTCGAGGGCTCGGTGCGCGCCCGCCAGGACCGCCGCGGCGACAGCACCGGCGAGAAGGTGATGCCGGTGAATATCCACGGCGACGCCGCCTTCGCCGGCCAGGGCGTGGTGCAGGAGACCCTGCAGATGTCCCAGACCCGCGGCTTCTACACCGGCGGCACCGTGCATATCGTGCTCAACAACCAGGTGGGCTTCACCACCAGCAAGCGCGAGGACGCCCGCTCCACCGAGTACTGTACCGACGTGGCGAAGATGATCGACGCACCGGTACTGCACGTAAACGGCGACGATCCGGAGATGGTGGTGCTGGCTGCGCTCCTCGCCGTCGACTACCGCTATGAGTTCAAGAAGGACATCGTGATCGACCTGGTGTGCTACCGCCGCCGCGGCCACAACGAGACCGATGACCCCTCCGGCACCCAGCCGCTGATGTACCAGGCCATCCGCAAGCACAAGACCACCCGCACCCTTTACGCGGAAAAGCTGGTCAACGAGGGCGTGCTCGACAAGGCCGCCGCCGACAAGCTGGCCAACGACTACCGCGACAAACTGGATCGAGGCGAAGACGTGGCCACCGGCTTGGTGAAGGAGCCGGATTCGTCCATGTTTGTGGACTGGACCCCTTACCTGAACCACGACTGGCAGACTCCCGGCGAGACGGGCATGGAGCTCACCAAGTTGAAGGATGTGGCCAGCCGCATGACCACGATACCGGATGGTGTGGTGATGCAGCGCCAGGTGGCCAAAATCTACGAGGACCGCCGCAAGATGGCCGGCGGTGCCCTGCCGCTCAACTGGGGCATGGCGGAGACTCTGGCCTACGGCACCCTGCTGGAAGAGGGCTACATGATCCGCCTCACCGGCGAGGATGTGCGCCGCGGCACCTTCTCCCACCGACACGCGGTGGTGCACAGTCAGAAGGACGGCTCCTGCTATGTGCCGCTGGAGAATATGTACGAGGGCCAGCCGGCGTTCGATATCTACGATTCGCTGCTGTCGGAAGAGGCAGTGCTGGCGTTCGAGTATGGCTACGCGACCACCACACCCAAATCACTGGTGATCTGGGAGGCCCAGTTCGGCGATTTCGCCAACGGCGCCCAGGTGGTGATCGACCAGTTCATCACCTCCGGTGAGCACAAGTGGGGCCGCATGTGCGGGCTGGTGATGCTGCTGCCGCACGGTTACGAAGGGCAGGGCCCGGAGCACTCCTCCGCGCGCCTGGAGCGCTTTATGCAAATGTGTGCCGAGCACAATATCCAGGTGTGCAACGCCACCACCCCAGCGCAGATCTTCCACCTGTTGCGCCGCCAGGCTATCCGCCCGATGCGCCGCCCGCTGGTGATCATGAGTCCCAAGTGGATTCTGCGCCACAAACTGGCCACTTCCAGCCTGGACGAGCTGGCCAACGGCAGATTCCACAACGTCATCCAGGACGACGGGGTGGACCCGGCCAAGGTCAAGCGCCTGATCCTGTGCTCCGGCAAGGTTTACTACCATTTGCTGGAAGCGCGCATGGAGCGGGAGCAGGAGGATGTGGCGCTGGTGCGTATCGAGCAGCTGTACCCCTTCCCGGACGGTGAGTTCACCGAGGCGGTATCCGCGTACAAGAAGCTCACCAGTGTGGCCTGGTGTCAGGAGGAGCCGATGAACCAGGGCGCCTGGTATCACAGCCAGCACCACCTTTATCGCCTGCTGGCGGAAACACATCCGAAGCTGAAACTGGAATATGTGGGTCGCGAGCCGTCCGCCGCACCGGCGGCGGGCTATATGTCCACCCATCTGGAAGAACAGAACAAGTTCATCAATGAGGCGCTGACCGTCAAATAA
- the sdhC gene encoding succinate dehydrogenase, cytochrome b556 subunit, whose protein sequence is MNKNRPVNLDISTINLPAAALVSILHRVSGIVLFAVVALLLYMLDVSLKSEQGFATVAAVFDSTPAKLVLWAGLAALIYHLVAGIRHLLMDMGIGESLEGGRRSAVLVLAVSAVLILLAGVWLW, encoded by the coding sequence GTGAACAAAAACAGACCTGTCAATTTAGACATTTCCACTATCAATCTTCCTGCCGCAGCTCTGGTTTCCATCTTGCATCGCGTCTCCGGCATTGTCCTCTTCGCCGTGGTGGCCTTGCTGTTGTACATGCTCGATGTCAGCCTGAAATCCGAGCAGGGCTTCGCCACAGTGGCGGCGGTCTTCGACAGCACTCCCGCCAAGCTGGTCCTTTGGGCCGGGCTGGCGGCACTTATCTACCATCTGGTGGCGGGTATCCGTCACCTGCTGATGGATATGGGGATCGGCGAATCCCTTGAGGGCGGTCGACGCAGCGCCGTACTGGTGCTGGCCGTCTCCGCGGTTCTTATTCTGCTGGCGGGGGTCTGGTTATGGTAA
- the sdhD gene encoding succinate dehydrogenase, hydrophobic membrane anchor protein, producing the protein MVTTITSFGRSGTFDWLYQRATAVLLAVYTFFIVGFIFLSKDFGYESWSALFAQRWMRVFTLLALLSTIVHAWIGLWSVVTDYITNRLMGPKATVLRLVVEVLLAAVAVFYTAWGIEILWGL; encoded by the coding sequence ATGGTAACAACAATTACAAGCTTCGGTCGCAGCGGCACTTTTGACTGGTTGTACCAGCGCGCTACTGCGGTGCTGCTCGCGGTTTACACCTTCTTTATAGTGGGTTTCATATTCCTGAGTAAGGATTTTGGCTACGAGAGCTGGTCTGCCCTGTTTGCCCAGCGCTGGATGCGGGTGTTCACGCTGTTGGCCCTGCTCTCCACCATCGTGCACGCCTGGATCGGCCTCTGGTCTGTGGTCACCGACTACATTACCAACCGCCTGATGGGGCCCAAGGCCACCGTTCTGCGCCTTGTGGTAGAAGTACTGCTGGCCGCGGTTGCCGTGTTCTACACGGCGTGGGGCATTGAAATTCTGTGGGGACTGTAA